In the Desulfosporosinus acidiphilus SJ4 genome, CTTATCGTTGTAGAGGAACTTGAAGCTACCAAGCGCCTTTATGAAACACTATTGACTGTGATGAATATCGCTTACGAAGCAATTGTCGTCGTCGATAGTCAAGGAAAGATCACCCTAATCAATGAGGCCGCTTGCAGTTTTTTTGGCAAGAAGGAAAAGGATATCCTTCATAGGCCAATTGAAGAGGTTATTGAAAATATTCGCCTGCGGCGAACGTTAAAAACCGGATTGGCAGAAACGAATGAAATACAGGTTATTCAAGGAAAGACTTGTATTGTTTCCCGTTCCCCCATTGTCAGACAAGGGAAGATTATAGGAGCTGTGGGAAAAATCGTCTATCAGAAAATCGAGGAAGCAAAGGATGTTGCAGAACGACTGGCTCAAATGGATCGTGAATTACAGCTCTATAAAGAAAAAGTCGGCTCAATCCCCGCGTCGGTGACCTTTAATCAGATTGTTACCGTGAATCCTGCCATGCGGCGTCTTAAGAAAGAAGCCGAGATGGCTGCCCGGGGGAATTCAACGATCTTACTTACCGGAGCCAGCGGCACGGGTAAGGGACTGTTTGCCGAGGCGATCCATCAAGCGAGCCCACGGCGCAAAGGCCCCTTTGTTAAGGTGAATTGTGCAGCAGTTCCGGATAATCTCTTGGAATCTGAATTCTTTGGCTATGCCAATGGAGCATTTACGGGAGCCCAAAGGGGAGGAAAACTGGGAAAGTTTGCGCTTGCTCACGGCGGGACGTTATTTTTAGATGAAATCGGTGATATGTCCCTGAATTTACAAAGCAAATTACTTCGGGTTTTGGAAGATAAAAGTTTTGAACCTGTCGGAAGCAATGAATCGCTAAATGTTGACGTAAGGATTATTGCAGCGACAAACCAGGACCTATTAAAAAAAGCAGAGGTTGGGGAGTTTCGCAGTGATTTATATTATCGTTTGAATGTTATCAATTTCCATTTGATTCCATTGCAGCGTCGTTCAGAAGATGTTATCCCGCTTGTCCATGTTTTTTTAGAACGCTTAAATCAGGATTTCGGTAAAAAAATTAAGGGAGTATCCATAGCGGTCCAAAGGGTTCTCCATTTTCACCGCTGGCCGGGCAATGTGCGTGAACTCAGAAATGTCCTTGAAAGAGCGGTTAACTTTGCCGAAGGGGATTTTTTAGAGATCGAAGATTTGCCATTTTATCTCCGTGAGCAAACAATAGAACCAACAACAGATTATGAAAAAGGATGGAACCTGGAGATTGCTCGTCGTAATCTAGACAAAAATACTATCAAAAAGGCTTTGACTGAGACAAAGGGAAACAAATCGGAAGCTGCCCGAATGCTGGGAATCTCCCGCTCATGGCTTTATGAGAAAATACAACGCTTCGATTTGACTTAATGATCAAGATGAGAATGGCTTCCATCGTGCCTCAAAGAGTAAGCCGTTGACTATACTAAAAAACCCTCCTAAGCATTTAAGCTTAGGAGGGTTTGGTTTAACAATAGTTTACCAATTGCTGCGGGTACGTGGTTGATAACAATCGCGGCAATAGACTGGTTTGTTGCCGGAAGGCTGGAAAGGAACAGTGGTTTCTTTTCCGCAATTAGAGCAAACAGCAGGGAACATTTCCCGTTGGCGCGAAAAACCGCCGCCGTTATTTCTGGTTTGAGCCTTTCTGGCAGCGCGGCACTCTGGGCAACGGCTGGGTTCGTTGGTGAATCCTTTTTCAGCATAGAACTCTTGTTCAGATGCAGTGAATTCGAAATCACGTCCGCAATCACGGCAAGTAAGAATTTTGTCAGCAAACATTTTAAAATACCTC is a window encoding:
- a CDS encoding zinc-ribbon domain containing protein codes for the protein MFADKILTCRDCGRDFEFTASEQEFYAEKGFTNEPSRCPECRAARKAQTRNNGGGFSRQREMFPAVCSNCGKETTVPFQPSGNKPVYCRDCYQPRTRSNW
- a CDS encoding sigma-54-dependent Fis family transcriptional regulator, coding for MLMGDMMTREVPCLHPHDTLRQGVTVLRRNKLDALPVVDEEGCLIGIFTKSNVLDAFLAGVDLRETIAGYFNPQVVTVEVNTPYEVIEQRAKQTSVGTGVVIDDERKVLGIFTKIDMILALFHETEQMAGKLNAVYQAMPNGLIVVEELEATKRLYETLLTVMNIAYEAIVVVDSQGKITLINEAACSFFGKKEKDILHRPIEEVIENIRLRRTLKTGLAETNEIQVIQGKTCIVSRSPIVRQGKIIGAVGKIVYQKIEEAKDVAERLAQMDRELQLYKEKVGSIPASVTFNQIVTVNPAMRRLKKEAEMAARGNSTILLTGASGTGKGLFAEAIHQASPRRKGPFVKVNCAAVPDNLLESEFFGYANGAFTGAQRGGKLGKFALAHGGTLFLDEIGDMSLNLQSKLLRVLEDKSFEPVGSNESLNVDVRIIAATNQDLLKKAEVGEFRSDLYYRLNVINFHLIPLQRRSEDVIPLVHVFLERLNQDFGKKIKGVSIAVQRVLHFHRWPGNVRELRNVLERAVNFAEGDFLEIEDLPFYLREQTIEPTTDYEKGWNLEIARRNLDKNTIKKALTETKGNKSEAARMLGISRSWLYEKIQRFDLT